Proteins found in one Methanofollis fontis genomic segment:
- a CDS encoding AAA family ATPase, with product MAQERVSNDLKALSEAYAQISSQIERFVVGNRPLIEMMYVGMLSGGHILLEGVPGTAKTVLAKTVALLSGCEFRRIQCAVDMQPADILGVRVYDPEKRDFILKKGPIFANFVLIDEINRVSPRTQSAFIEAMSERQATIDGIRNRFSDPFFVIATQNPYEFEGTFPLIEAQKDRFMFSAHLQYLSADEELEIIRRESTGYLDWEAFSEEIRPVLAPYTIQQYVRTIQKIRVEGPIMHYIRDLILETRSHDHIWLGASPRASIAFVRGSRALAALNGRSYVIPDDVKNIARYALPHRLILRREADIGGITTADVTEEILAAVEVQ from the coding sequence ATGGCTCAGGAAAGAGTATCCAATGATCTGAAGGCATTATCAGAAGCCTATGCACAGATTTCCAGTCAGATCGAACGTTTTGTCGTCGGGAACCGTCCGCTCATCGAGATGATGTATGTGGGCATGCTCAGCGGGGGGCACATACTCCTTGAGGGCGTCCCCGGGACGGCGAAGACGGTCCTTGCAAAAACGGTGGCCCTGCTCTCAGGGTGTGAGTTCCGGAGGATCCAGTGCGCCGTTGACATGCAGCCCGCGGACATCCTCGGTGTGCGGGTCTACGATCCTGAAAAACGGGATTTTATCTTGAAAAAGGGGCCGATATTCGCGAATTTTGTTCTGATCGACGAGATCAATCGTGTCAGTCCTCGGACGCAGAGCGCCTTTATTGAGGCGATGAGTGAGCGGCAGGCTACGATAGACGGCATTCGCAACCGTTTTTCCGATCCCTTTTTTGTGATCGCCACCCAGAACCCCTATGAGTTCGAGGGCACCTTCCCGCTGATCGAGGCACAGAAAGACCGGTTCATGTTCAGTGCACATCTCCAGTATCTCAGTGCGGATGAAGAACTGGAGATTATCAGAAGGGAGAGCACCGGATATCTGGACTGGGAGGCATTCAGCGAAGAGATCCGTCCGGTGCTGGCCCCCTATACCATCCAGCAGTATGTCCGGACGATCCAGAAGATCCGGGTCGAAGGACCGATAATGCACTATATCAGGGACCTGATCCTCGAAACCAGGAGTCATGACCATATCTGGCTCGGTGCGAGCCCGAGGGCCTCAATTGCCTTTGTCAGAGGGAGCAGGGCCCTTGCCGCGCTCAACGGCAGATCATATGTCATTCCGGACGATGTGAAAAATATTGCCAGGTACGCTCTTCCTCACCGCCTGATTCTCCGGCGTGAGGCCGACATCGGGGGGATCACGACGGCAGATGTGACCGAAGAAATTCTGGCTGCTGTCGAGGTGCAGTAG
- a CDS encoding DUF4350 domain-containing protein yields the protein MLAVAVVFILLVHLSANDLEYSRYNLEWNGTSIVRGVLDGHGASVLVDSDDLLSCSDTLLLMIAPTTSAGDGEVNDIRAFLYGNNTLFIADDSGISNSLLAGIGSKMRIAPGNITGLDTAYRDPSFPKGYQATDHPLVRGIEWVAFNRPAQVLDGEPLLSSGLFSWYDLDGNALMDPGEPSGTFVFIAREDVGGGEVIVCADPSIFINAMQKHTAPEGNRAFVENLVSLKQNVLVSGDNSATERTSAFGSGFVALKCSPYLQAAVLCAVLAAAALVWTRKIAR from the coding sequence GTGCTGGCAGTGGCGGTGGTGTTCATCCTCCTTGTTCACCTCTCCGCAAATGACCTCGAGTACAGCAGATACAACCTCGAGTGGAATGGCACCTCGATCGTCAGGGGGGTGCTGGACGGGCACGGCGCCTCGGTTCTGGTGGACTCGGACGATCTTCTGTCCTGTTCCGATACTCTCCTTCTCATGATCGCCCCCACGACCTCTGCCGGCGATGGTGAGGTCAACGACATCCGGGCATTTCTGTACGGTAACAACACCCTCTTCATCGCCGACGATTCCGGCATTTCCAACTCACTCCTTGCGGGCATCGGTTCGAAAATGCGGATCGCTCCCGGCAATATCACCGGGCTGGATACCGCCTACAGGGATCCATCCTTCCCGAAGGGGTATCAGGCAACCGATCACCCCCTGGTCAGGGGTATTGAATGGGTGGCGTTCAACCGTCCGGCACAGGTACTGGATGGGGAACCCCTCCTCTCATCCGGACTGTTCAGCTGGTACGACCTTGACGGGAATGCCCTGATGGACCCGGGAGAACCCTCAGGAACATTCGTTTTCATCGCCAGGGAGGATGTGGGCGGAGGAGAGGTCATCGTCTGCGCGGACCCGAGTATCTTCATCAATGCGATGCAGAAGCATACAGCACCGGAAGGGAATCGAGCGTTTGTTGAAAATCTGGTTTCTTTGAAGCAGAATGTCCTTGTTTCTGGAGACAATTCGGCAACTGAGCGGACCAGTGCCTTTGGATCCGGTTTTGTTGCCCTGAAATGCAGCCCCTATCTTCAGGCTGCGGTATTGTGCGCTGTCCTGGCGGCAGCTGCACTGGTGTGGACGAGGAAGATTGCCAGGTGA
- a CDS encoding DUF58 domain-containing protein produces the protein MEVGRGAEITGACILILAALAGIAGSVPALIGAGALSVFLLARYAYMSLVFGQVAGSLVVERDVGKRIARSTTDIDVDLEIRATIPPGIRALIRDIPPEGGEVIEGDPAVWLNGPLDDAYHLHYRMNVPVTGSVRFGGVSLSVADPFFPCSGTLSAESMRLPSVLMKPNRFFLSSRGGGMHNGAEDRRRISGTTGVVRSIREYVEGDAVRNIDWKISAKYGSLYVREYAAEDQEPPLLVLDVPQVMVTDSDRSALTGAVMSAIATWMQETGNVSLMIVRGAGVIAFHPREPDYGAILASISASWSARQDTWFYRSRPFTSIRRDIAALNSRGGAGANGGDGAREYVASLASVYGAVLEERPVTVFERQVSEAVSKVRPGKISIFSCFAGDLSHLALVADIAARFDVGVDIWTEKDQDRQQILKRAGISGGLVEVKAA, from the coding sequence GTGGAGGTCGGTCGGGGCGCAGAGATCACGGGCGCATGCATTCTCATACTTGCCGCTCTCGCCGGTATTGCCGGGAGTGTGCCTGCGTTGATCGGTGCAGGCGCTCTCAGCGTCTTTCTCCTCGCCCGTTACGCATATATGTCCCTCGTCTTCGGGCAGGTGGCGGGCAGTCTCGTCGTCGAAAGGGACGTCGGGAAACGGATCGCTCGCTCGACGACCGATATCGATGTCGATCTCGAGATCCGGGCAACAATTCCCCCGGGAATACGGGCCCTGATCAGGGATATCCCGCCTGAGGGTGGGGAGGTGATCGAGGGGGACCCGGCCGTATGGCTGAACGGACCGCTGGATGACGCATATCATCTTCATTATCGGATGAACGTTCCGGTAACCGGCAGCGTACGCTTCGGGGGTGTGTCTCTTTCAGTTGCTGACCCCTTTTTCCCCTGTTCAGGAACACTATCCGCTGAATCCATGCGTCTGCCCTCGGTCCTGATGAAGCCGAACCGTTTCTTCCTCTCCAGCAGAGGGGGAGGGATGCATAACGGTGCAGAGGATCGTCGCCGGATATCTGGAACGACCGGCGTCGTGCGTTCGATCAGGGAGTATGTGGAAGGAGATGCGGTCCGGAATATCGACTGGAAGATCTCTGCGAAGTATGGTTCCCTGTATGTCCGGGAATATGCTGCGGAGGATCAGGAACCGCCTCTTCTGGTTCTCGATGTGCCGCAGGTGATGGTGACCGACAGTGATCGTTCTGCTCTCACCGGTGCTGTGATGTCGGCGATTGCCACCTGGATGCAGGAAACCGGGAATGTCTCGCTCATGATCGTCAGGGGAGCGGGTGTCATTGCCTTCCATCCGCGTGAACCGGATTATGGGGCGATTCTTGCCTCGATTTCTGCATCCTGGTCGGCGAGACAGGATACCTGGTTCTATCGGTCCCGTCCATTCACCTCTATCCGACGGGATATCGCGGCCCTCAATTCTCGCGGGGGTGCCGGCGCCAATGGGGGAGACGGAGCCCGTGAATACGTTGCGTCGCTCGCATCGGTCTATGGCGCCGTTCTGGAGGAACGCCCGGTCACCGTGTTTGAACGGCAGGTTTCAGAGGCGGTATCGAAAGTTCGTCCCGGAAAAATCTCAATCTTCTCCTGTTTTGCGGGTGATCTGAGCCATCTGGCATTGGTTGCCGATATCGCCGCCAGGTTTGATGTGGGCGTCGATATATGGACGGAGAAGGACCAGGACCGCCAGCAGATCCTGAAGCGGGCAGGCATCAGCGGAGGTCTGGTGGAGGTGAAGGCTGCATGA
- a CDS encoding DUF4129 domain-containing protein, whose translation MKRVYIKALLIVVSIGIIVMLFAILDSPLLYSVQNTSSTLSHVNPAKYDVISGDPAGSVIPAMGDLMDRSGTIVVHIRNKDYVAAQEELEQYAAASRSFNNMIINLDMTESEMKEFGDRNRESVDALAVLLEDSRRFDELSSLEIQYRDENNPEYLYSVTYEGDALKLKMEEAYAKYSTQQSRLVNISGRYGVESSSYEQSTDTFSRVVEGVAAAQEERTAQITLNPLFPMTLGIDTDTARFGESIIMAGTLYRSPYTDVSIYIDSTLRGTVQTDIDGRYIAEYPAGDLKAGRHLVYATHGSRYSRVIEFTVLPSAADLTLSVRMITEDEANVACSGTLTCHDMPVSGERVTIVSDDGRSVETITDESGSYYCTGQFEPGIRSVYASVDGETHPLEYTTSEIVTLEIPPPAATITSLILKIAAVLIACLVGAAILRDEMMRKTWRNASPVPRRTASPGLFHPETPEWPRPLPAPEEIAQRYADLVGGNRYGDAVRLLYCSIAARIARKAQISNYPAWTPREILGAGAKGPDDGLKHFIGLYEEARYGSDSPTADTARLVFSSYDTVVKDFGGVND comes from the coding sequence ATGAAACGGGTTTATATCAAAGCACTTCTGATCGTTGTCTCTATCGGCATCATCGTCATGCTTTTCGCCATTCTCGATTCTCCGCTACTGTATTCCGTACAGAACACCTCTTCAACGCTTTCGCATGTAAATCCGGCAAAATATGATGTGATCTCTGGCGATCCGGCAGGATCGGTTATTCCTGCGATGGGCGATCTGATGGATCGGTCGGGAACGATCGTCGTGCATATCAGGAACAAGGACTATGTTGCGGCGCAGGAGGAACTCGAACAATATGCAGCTGCATCCAGATCTTTCAACAACATGATCATCAATCTCGACATGACCGAGAGCGAGATGAAGGAGTTCGGGGATCGCAACAGGGAGAGTGTGGATGCACTTGCGGTCCTTCTGGAAGACAGTCGACGTTTTGATGAATTATCAAGTCTTGAAATCCAGTATCGGGACGAAAATAATCCTGAATATCTGTATTCTGTGACATATGAGGGTGATGCCCTCAAATTGAAAATGGAAGAAGCCTATGCAAAATATTCTACACAGCAGTCGCGTCTCGTCAACATCAGCGGCCGTTATGGTGTCGAATCCTCCTCATATGAACAGAGCACTGATACATTCTCCAGGGTGGTCGAGGGCGTTGCCGCCGCTCAGGAGGAGAGAACGGCACAGATAACACTCAATCCGCTCTTTCCAATGACGCTTGGCATCGACACCGATACAGCGCGTTTCGGCGAGAGCATCATCATGGCCGGAACACTCTATCGAAGTCCATACACCGATGTCTCGATCTATATCGACAGTACGCTGCGGGGAACGGTACAGACCGATATCGACGGCAGGTACATTGCCGAATATCCCGCAGGTGACCTGAAAGCCGGCAGACACCTTGTCTATGCCACTCACGGCAGCAGATATTCCCGCGTGATCGAGTTTACCGTTCTGCCCTCGGCAGCAGATCTCACCCTCTCTGTCCGGATGATCACCGAAGATGAAGCAAATGTTGCCTGCAGTGGAACACTCACCTGTCATGACATGCCGGTCTCGGGTGAACGCGTCACTATTGTTTCTGACGACGGCAGAAGCGTTGAGACCATCACGGATGAATCGGGATCATATTATTGTACCGGGCAATTTGAGCCCGGTATCCGGAGTGTGTATGCCTCTGTCGACGGAGAAACCCATCCACTTGAATATACCACCAGCGAGATTGTCACACTTGAGATACCTCCTCCGGCCGCAACGATCACCTCCCTGATACTCAAGATTGCCGCAGTTTTGATCGCCTGTCTTGTGGGGGCGGCAATTTTAAGGGATGAAATGATGCGGAAAACATGGAGGAACGCATCGCCGGTGCCCAGGCGAACAGCCTCTCCGGGTCTGTTTCATCCAGAAACACCGGAATGGCCCCGTCCTCTCCCGGCTCCAGAGGAGATCGCACAGAGGTACGCTGATCTTGTCGGCGGGAACCGATATGGTGATGCAGTCCGTCTGCTCTATTGCTCAATAGCAGCCCGGATAGCCCGAAAAGCACAGATCAGCAATTATCCGGCATGGACTCCCCGGGAAATACTTGGAGCGGGTGCAAAAGGCCCTGATGATGGGCTCAAACACTTTATCGGCCTCTATGAGGAGGCGAGATATGGGTCAGACAGCCCGACGGCCGATACAGCACGACTGGTGTTCTCCTCCTATGACACTGTGGTAAAGGACTTCGGGGGTGTGAACGATTAA